One Ranitomeya variabilis isolate aRanVar5 chromosome 5, aRanVar5.hap1, whole genome shotgun sequence DNA window includes the following coding sequences:
- the SSPN gene encoding sarcospan isoform X2: MYGSRLRSVSVVAILGLILLCLPYQTDERTSGQFALKLLYFLLSALSLIICVLAVAFAAHHYTQIIKYTCKMADDSCQCTLDPSDPLSRTFLYRNVGDCDAVTTTIKLFVLLQMSLNLLLALVCLVACFIMWKHRYQVFYAGMWLQGSSAPETPQQKV; the protein is encoded by the exons GTCAGCGTTGTGGCCATCTTGGGTTTGATCCTGCTCTGTCTTCCCTATCAGACTGACGAGAGAACGTCCGGACAATTTGCCTTGAAG CTGCTGTATTTCCTGCTCAGCGCCCTGAGCTTGATCATCTGTGTCCTGGCCGTGGCTTTTGCGGCTCACCATTACACCCAGATCATCAAATACACATGCAAGATGGCGGACGACTCGTGTCAGTGCACCCTAGACCCGTCAGACCCCCTGAGCCGCACCTTCCTCTACCGGAACGTGGGCGACTGTGACGCCGTCACCACCACCATCAAACTTTTTGTGCTTTTGCAGATGTCTCTGAACCTGTTGCTCGCCCTGGTCTGCCTGGTGGCCTGCTTCATCATGTGGAAGCACCGCTACCAGGTCTTCTACGCGGGCATGTGGCTCCAAGGTTCATCGGCCCCCGAGACCCCTCAACAGAAGGTCTAA